The sequence TCGTACTGCAGAtctgtgttgatttaacacagtgtttCTCAGTCGTGGTGCAGACGCCACCTTGCTCTGCACATTTTTGAGGGTTTTTCCTGCTCTAACACAGCACTGCAATTCTAAAATAGCTTCTTAATGGGCTGAATTAGGTGTAATTAGATGTTTTTGGGAGCAGGAATAGCACTAAGGCTATTTTCAGGATATTTGATGACTATTTTCAGGCAAAGTTTCTGGTGGGACACATAGAatagtatgcaataatataatatgTTTTGACACAATCAAGAAACAATGACTAGTAATAATTATGACATTCTTAAGagtatattttgtttttgtttagctATTTACTATATGCATGTattaaatattctgcactgtAGTTTGTAGCAAATTCAGGGTCTTGGAAAGTTACTGTTTATTgacttatatttatactaaataaaacttgaacattttatttttttgcagcagTAGATTCtagaaattaatataaaataaatcaatgatGTGTCTCATCAAAATATTATAGCAAAAATATTCtgaagtattgcaatattattttagagctatatTGCCCAACCCTAGTCCACACTGTTTTTTGCGAGTGAGCAGATTGTGTTCAGATTGACAGACAAATAATTATTACCTATAGATGGTACCTTCAACTATAGATACATATTTCACTTACTACAATAAGGCATGTGTAAACTATacatttataattattaaaaataactataaattaaaatatattcactATGAACTATAGATTGTCAACTATAgataaaaatatttcaataaaaaggGTGCAGGAATATATACAAGATATAAGATGTAACCTGGCAGTACAGTAATGAATAAAACAATGGCAGATGATggcaatactaaataaaaatgtgcatATACAACTTCAGTTTCTGCTATTATACAACTTCATTtttcttgctatttataggtatatgtatgagtaaaattaacattgttttattctataaaccaaggacaacatttctcccaaattccaaataaaaatattgtcttttagagcatttattagtagaaaatgagaaatggctgaaataacaaaaaataatgcaaagaaaacaagttttaagagttcagaaatcaatatttggtggaataaccctaatttGTAATGAccgctttcatgcatcttggcatgttctcctccaccagtcttacacactgcttttggataagtttattccactcctggggcaaaatttcaagcagttcagcttggtttgatggcttgtattcatccatcttcctcttgatttttaagtggtctcttattttttccagagctgtatatgtatttacTAAAGTGGCTAATGTCCAGGACTACAAATGTTAATAGTGCAGATAAAATAAACCTGATTATTTATGATTTAACATATTAGATTAATGTAATTTGAGCAATAGTGTCCAGACTGATCGCATTTCAAATCAtctcaaaatgtaatttggatTTGGTTTGGAAAAATTGTCTtctatgtggtttctggctgtcccaATTATCAAAAGTCAATTAGGATACAATCTGGAAGAATCTGTCCATCTGTTCCTGTTTTCcaaattttaatataatgtgaATCTAGCGGTTCTTTGTTTTCTACTCAATATATCTTCATGAATGGAacgattttttttcctttaacttcaactgaaagttaagaaagtttcTTTTTCCTCTACCTATGAAGGTAGAGATACATGATTTACCGATAAGCTAACAATTGTATGTTATAAAGTTACTCCATTTAGGCCAGACAGACCAGTTTCATTGTTATCCTCATTCTCTGTGTTCCAGTTCCACGCGATGGTGTTCAGCTGTAAGGCAGTGCAATCAGGCAGTGTGTTGTCCGGTCTAAACCGGTCACAGCACCTGGCCCTGCTCACCCAGGAGTTACTGCACTGCCTTTCCCACAATGCACTGCTGTCAGTGCGTGGCTCCATGCTGGCCCTTGCCCTCGTCACGCTGCAGCTGGAGAAGCTCTGTCCTGATTGGCTCGCTCTCACTGTTGACCTGCTGCGGAAATCTCAGGTAAAACGCACACACCCTCTGTCCTTTGACCCCAGAGCTCACACACACCCATCTTAATGACTGAATGACTCGTGTACAGTTATGTGTATAAATTTTGGCACGCTAAAAGGTTGTGTTTAATAATTCCTGTTTattgaatttaatattttaagaaaaaccCATGAATTCCTTTGCTCTTTTGAACCTTAAGAATTTCATTTTGGTGTAATCTTGATCATTAAAAAGTGGATCACCAAGAGCAGAATCATAGAGCTCTCTGAGCCCTTCAGAAAGGAGGTTGTAGATGCGAACAACTGCCAACTGTGTTTTTCTGGAGTGAGTGTGCTCTATCCACAACTTCCCACAAGTGGTGGTAGCAAGTTTGGTGGTGAATATCATACccttgaagaagaaaaaacaaatgagcaggtgtcccaatactctttaaaagtgtatattattattattcataattgtaagtgacatttaaacattacattttttcacACTACAGACATAATATGTAATGTTTGCACACTAATATATGTTTATGCACGATGTTGTCTGAATTTTGAACTGTAAATACAGTTGTTATGTATGTTATAGTGGCAGCTTCCCAGACAGGGCTTAGGCATAGTCTTGGTCTTAATCCCTGTTTGGATAAACTGTCCCATAGAGTGTATAATAAAGCACATGTAGAGCAGTATGAGCAGtatccaagcgcgctggctgcctggcaatgctgcatcagcatcagtttgaaaagaagcgaaggctgacttcacatgtatcggaggaagcatgtgttagtcttcaccctcctggtgcgttggggcattactagtgataggggagtcctagtgagtgggttgagtaattggctgtgaaaattggggagaaaatggaaaaaacttagaagtaaaaaaaaacattaaaaagaggcggttgctgacttcacatgtatcggagaaagcatgttctaatcttcaccctcctggtgttggggcatcactagtgatgggggcagtcctaatgagttggttgggttattggctgtgtacattgggagaaaatgggagaacaaatttaaatataatcataataaaaaagaGGCAGATGGTGCAGCCATAAATgtttattgtccattccttaattcctctatgatgggaagctgaaattagattgtattttattttattttcctttccaccttaaataatacagcatCTGCTGTCTGTGCTAAAGTGGAAGAGGAACTTTTGTTAGCTAGCTGCCGAGACATAATACTAGCATTTTTTGTTATGAAGAACATAGCTGTAAACATTTAAACTATTGTgatatatttatctttatttttatcaaGGAATACAATTATGAAAAAAATTGCCAGTGATTCCCTATAGCTCTCCGTTTGGAGTGTACCTTTGAAAAATCTTCATTTATACCCAACACTTCCCCCTATGTGTCGGTGGGTAAAAAGGGATTGGGCCCAACACTAGGCTTTATCCCTGTGAGTAAAATTGCCCCTAGGAGTCCAATTCAGTGCTTTTATTCTTGGTCTCTGCTGAGATAAAAACTGCTGAGAGTGTGGGATCAGGGTTTGAAGGGTCAACCATTATTTCCCCACCCTCTTCCTCAGCCTATAGGGGTAAATATCTTTCAGGTTGGAGAATCAgagaatgcattttattttttttctttacataacaCCAATCATTGCAAAGTTATAGAGTAGATGACTTAAAGTGGCTTAAAGTATGGGTTCTTGGTAaaactacataaataaattactaaagaatatatttaatgtttaaaagtaTTTACTAAAGTACAGGATTTATTTCCTGCTCACACCTTCCTGCTCTGTGACGACCCTCAGGGGTAATTTCTATTCTGTTTAAAGCCCCCAGTGCAAAACCCACTTGGGGGCTGGGGGTATATGACACAGCATGGTGTGTTAAGCCTCTGCACTCCTGAGCAAACACAAAGGTTACATGCCATACAGTAGGATATAGCAGCTGATACTAAACCAGACCCCCCCTTTGGTTCCTTGTACAGTTTAGACTGGTgctttaatgtttaaaaatggagtgacaaaaagctatttttagcCTATTTTGTGTAAACAATGGGTGCAACCTAAAATAGAATTCATTAGAAGGGCTGTCCACAAATTTTGGGACATATAGTGTGCtctgtttgtgtgggtttatgtacCAAAACATTTGTCTATCTTTCAAcctctgtttaatttttttattctgtagaattaatataaaagtgctgctctttttttGTTGGCATGCTAAAAAACAGGTAATGGAACATTGACCATTTTTAAACAATAGCTTCTATAGGATGGCGTATCAGAAGTCATGAGAGTTCAAAATTAAATCTGATTGTAAAGTTTTCCTTGTGGAGAATGCCCACATATGTGTgcgttgtaaggtgttatcttgtaagtgaggctatTGTGTTCATGGAAAGTCCACAGTCCACATGAATGatcagagtttgagtgaggcATTGTGTGTGCAGTGCATTTAACATTTTGTCACATTCATCCTGGAAATCCATCCTAGAACGTATTggcactcacagtggacagtgccgTGAGAGGTAATGATAAGGAGTGGCGGtgttttgcttaaaaaaattctccatgaaacagaaaagaaactgtccacatccacattcaatgcaggagacccacaCATGAATATTCCTCAAGGCcgtgcattgttttttttgttttttgttttttgtggaacatggcaaaagtcatgggacatgacatttgttatattttaaatgttaatgcTTGCTTAGTACACCCacacattaaataataatctttctctctctctgtctctctctctctctctctctctttctctccagatCGACAGCTTGCAGCTGATTGGCTGCAGAGAGCTGGTTGCACGCTGCCTGTCCACACACTCGGCCTCCCTGCCTCCCAACACTGTATACATCTGCCACCCTCTGCGCCCCCCTCCCTCTGAGCCTTGGGGCAGCCGGGGTTTGCCCCCCTGGCACCTCCCGGTTGCCCTGACGCCACCACCTCCGCTACCTGGCAGCTCTCACAGGGACCAGAGCCTGCCCTGTGACCCCAGTCTGACCTCTGACGATGCCGCAGCCCGGTCCTTTGCTTCATTGCCGCTCCGGAGGAAGCCTTCGGCCAAGCGCAAAGTGGAGCAGATGGACGTGGACGAGTACTTCGATGGCATCAAGCGGCTCTACAATGAGGACAGCCCCCAGGAGGGAGGATCCTCGCCCTGTCCGGCCCTCCAGCCGGTCACAGCGTCGTAACACCACATGCAGAGGCCTGCAGGGGCGACAAGGCTAAAACCGCAGTCGTGTGTGGTGCTTTCCTCCTACCTTCAGAGAACAACAGAGCCCTAACTTACATATATATCTAGAGCCTGTATACTTTATATGCTGCAGTTCATAATTCATAACCACCTTAAGCCTGATTactttaaatactaaaaaaagttatttaaaagcaaaaaaaatcaaaataaaggaaaaatctCCACAAAAAAAGTAGGAATACTCCCTCCGTCCCCCGTCCCACTTGTGGTCACATTTCTGCCTTTATATATCAGTGTTAAAGTTTGTCTGGCAGATATATCTGTTTGCAAAACTAATAATCaaattttattcttattctaatTTTTTTCTCCCCCTTTTTGTCTCTAACAAAGCGCACAGCACTCCTGAATGTAACGACTTTGCTACCTGTGAAAAAATACACCAGGGTTTAAAGATAAATATTAGAATTAATGGagattaattttttgttttgtcagATGTAATATAACTTAATTTATGACTGATTTGTCTTCCCTCTTTTTTTCCACTTCTCGCTCTTCCTCTTTTAAATTGTTTGATCTTTTTCACTTCATGGCTTCTTCATTGTttatggaagtgtgtgtgtgtttgtgtgtgtgtgtgtgtgtgtgcgtgtttttatgtgtgtatgtatggctGTTTGAAGGGTGATATTCTCCCTATCACTTCTCCTAAGAGCATTAATGTGGCATTAGTGTGATTCACACCATTCCATCACGCACTCAGAGGGAGAGCGGTTTAGTGTTTGTTCAGAAAGAGATTGTATGTGTAGGatcttttcaacaaaaaaaacgtaagaaaaaaaaaacacaaaatctgttgaaatgcaagaaaaaaaaatatctttagagCATCACTGTTTCCCTGCTGCTGATGACCTGCCTGCTCATTTACCTGGCTCTGTTGTTCTCTGGCAGGCTGAGAGCTGACCACACTGCTGAAACATCAACACAAAGATTCAAATAAAGTCAAACCGTCTACTGAACCACACTGCCTAGTGTgttttataaatgtgtgtgtgtgtgcatgtacataaatgaatgcattcatatgggtatagatgtatcacacaaaCTGACATGCCTCATCAAAGAAGACAGAAACTAGAATTGTGTCACAAGACTTATGGTATGGTAAATATGACAGCAGGTTGTGAATTATGAGAATGTGAGTGATTGTTGGACACTATTGTGAAAGTCCAGAATTATCAGCCgtatttaaatttatttgcagacacaattaaattaaagtttatttaGTAAAATTTTAGAAGTAActgaatttaaatcattataaaGTTTACCCACTAAACTATGTACGTAATATAGTTAATGGTCAattattacattacttttaaataattgaaaatgTGCTATTAGAggtaaaatattgaaaaaaatgtgattacgtGAATCATGTGATGCTGGTCACATGATATTGGGACAAAGCGTTTTAAGTGGCAGGAAGAAGTTCTGTAAGTAACATAGTTGATGGGACTTTTGCCAACATAAATAAGACGTTTAAGTTCTTTAAATAAGAACAtttatgttaatattttattatttacaattttttattaATCATTGGCTGTTTATTTACATGTTGAAGACACTAGGAAACTGACATGGCGTAAACATCAttttaataaaatcataataaatttCAAGCTAAATGAAGTACAGAATGCTAATCATTTGTTTGTAATATAATAAACATTCAGGTAAATGTATCAGCCAGCAGACTGATATGTACTCACTATCTGGGGCATTTTAAAAAGTGGAttcacagtgatgtaaaataattactattGTTCGTTtagtctaaaaatatatattttttacaaccaGTGTTTACAGTCCAAAAAGAACAACATTGTCCCATTATTGTTACCGGTAactgctcagtgctgtttttggATCATCTGAGGATCTAAAGGTTCATTACAACAGACGTCTGGTTTCATTCACTGAGCTTGTAGTTTTTCTGAAATGGAGTCTGAGGCAAAGCTTCTGTGTGAGGCACTGAATTATTGAGACATTTTGAGTTCCCCTTTAAAGTTAAAAACTTTTCCCCTGTTTAAAATCGTCACCGCAGTTAGTTACTCTTAAGGTGGAATGCTAGTGATGAaatgtttctctctcactctctctctctctctctctctctctctcactctctctatttctctccgtAACAGTTGACAGAACTGTTGCCAACATAAATaagacatttaattttttaaataagaaaatttatgttctttttattttacaattttgaGATGAATAAAAACTGCTGAACAGTTGATGGTATTATTGgctgtttatttattagtttgaAACCAAGACACCCTCAACTGGGAAATAAATATGGAAAGCAAACAGACCGATATGTTCTTGCTATTTggggcatttaaaaaaaaggtaatattcacagtaatgaaaaatattacttttgttaatttaataataataaaatatatatgtttttatgtgaCCTAACCAAACAATGATTATAGTCTGGCACTTGCTATTATGGTTCATTGTTAACTGTTCAGTACTGTTTTAGATATTACACCAATTTATGGAATTAAAATAGTCctaaaaacagtatatatatatagtttgaattaatgttaatgtatttataaaacatatttcagaaaaaaatctatTCCTGGTGGAGGGACATATGCAGGGCATGGAGCACAAAATATGGAAGACTAGTTCACTAGTGGGtttgaatagtaaataaaatagcaATAAACGATGTGATACAAATtccagtgtacaaaatgttgCACTGAACTGCTAAATGAACTAaatgtttctttgactttaccaatcgaaaacctctggaaaataaataaaaagtaagacgaacgatcacaatccatcaaaccaagcggaactgcttgattttttgccccaggagtggcttaaagttagccaaaagcagtgtgtaagactggtggaaaacaaactcttaaaactttatgaatatgaacttgttttccctgcaatttgggagaaatgttgtccatagtttatagaataaaacaacgtacattttactcaaacaaatatctataaataacaaaaataacagaatcagagagactgattcagaaactgaagtggtcttttaatttttccagagctgtatatatataattatatatatagaaGAATAAGTTGGATGTTGgatgtctgacaggtgaagtgataaAGTGAACTCTGAGCTTGTGTAGCTTTCTCTGAAATGTATAATTTCACAGGTAAAACCTCTGTGTGGGACGGAATTATTGAgaaactttaaaaactttttaatcCACCTTTAAACCACAGCGCTGTTAGTTACTCTTAAAGTGGACTGAAGTGAAGGAATGGTGAAGGCTGGTGaaggaatctctctctctctctctctctctctctctctctctctctctctctcaggtgcagCAGGTGGAGCTGAACTGTGCTGTGGGCGGAGCTTCACTCTGAGACTCAGGAGGAGAACCTGACGGAGGAGAACCTGAGGAAGGAGAGCCGCAGATCGAGCGATGGCTGCGGATTTCACTCAGGACTCGGTGCTCCGCTTCCTCCTGAGCCGCGGCGGCACCGTGCGCAACACCGAACTCCTCGCGCACTTCACGAGCTTCCTCCGCGAGCAGGACGAGGGGACGCGCGCGCGCAACCGCGAGCAGTTTAAGCGCTTCGTGAACAGCGTGGCGGTGGTGAAGCAGGACGGCGGGGTTTCCTACATCGCGCTGAAGAAGAAGCACCGGCAGCGGCTCGAGAGCGTCGCGAAACCGCCACCCAAGAAGCACGAGGTGAGCGGAAAACCGGCGCCGAGCGGGACCCGGGGTGGAGGGGCGGAGGTTCGGACCCAGAGGTCCGCCGTGAAGACTGTTAACCAGCCGCCTCCCGCTCAGGTCCCAGCTGACGTCCTGCCTGTCGCAGGAATCCTGAACGACAACAACAACGATGTAGAAGCTGTGAACCTAGAGAAATGTGTGAGAAGCTCCTCAGCACAGTCCTGGGAGCCTATCAGAGAGAGGTCCAGCAGTGACGGTCCAGGATATACCTTCACCTCAGAGTCCAAGCGCTCAAGTGGGAGCGGCCAGAGCTTTGATCAGCCGTGGGATTTGAAAGGCCCTGTGGAAGCTGCACACAATGGTGTTTACCCTGCCAGATCTGGACAATTGAGAGAAGTGGACGGTTGCAGCCAAAAGTGGGAAGCGAGCGTGTCCCCTGTACTTGAGGAGCCATCTGAGGACACCCTGTCATGTGCTTGGCCTTTTCCTATCTCTTCTAGCTCCTGTGGACTGTCTCAGTCCCAGATTTCCACCTCAACCCCATGCCTATCTGACATCCCTGGAGTAGACCCCTCTTTGCAAGCTCCATATCTGCAGGGAGCTTTGAGCCAGAGCAACGACAGCTTCTTAACATCAAACCAGGGTGGTCCAGTCACAGGTTTCTACATTGAGGAAGCTTCAGATTATAGTTCAACAGGGTCAGTAACTCCAGTGAGCACTTCTGCGCACAATAGACGCAGCCTGCCATCACAGACCCTTCACCTGCCTTCCTCCACAGACTCCGACTGGCACAAAGGATACAGCTGGTCTAGTGATGATGGGCTAAATTATAGGGCCACCTCAGTAGAAAACAGAGATGCTCTCCATCATTTCCATGAAGCTGAGCTGCTGTTGAACCTCCATCGCCCAGAACGTCAGGTCACATCCTGGCACCACTCCACCGGACACCTTGCAGATGAGGAACCTTCAGCATCCCTTCCTCATTCAGTACCGGAGAATGGCGTCCGCCCAGGGCCAGTCGCTCGCAGACTTTCCCAACGTATGCGGAGTCGCATGTCCCGGAGTTTGGGCTCAGACCTGGACCAAGCGTTTCGGGAGGACAATGAGACATCACGAATCAAGCGCCTTCAACGGATCTCCTCTTTCCTCAATGTAAACCACCCCACCTCTGCCTCGGTCTCCTCGAGCCGGACGCACAGCACCCTTGATGGTCTGTCGTCAGCCGGCTCCACACACAGCCTGGCTCATGACTCCATCTCCTGCAGCACTCGGCAGTCCCAGGTTCCCCTGGAGTCGCGGGAGCATGAGTGGTTTGTAAAAGCAGCATCAGGCAGCTGGAACGTCATCTACTCCCTCTTTAGAGAGGATCCCAGTCTGCTCAACAAGCGGGACTTTGTTTCTGGATACACTGTCTTGCACTGGATTGCTAAGCACGGGGACCACCGGGTCCTGAACACGCTGTGGTACGGTGTAAACAAGATAGGGATGATGATGGATGTGGACGCCAGGAGTGCTTGTGGATACACACCACTGCACCTGGCTGCTATTCACAGCCAAAAGAACCTTTTGCGGCTCCTGGTGACCAAGTTCAAGGCCAACGTAGCCCTCAGGGACAACAGTGGCAAAAAGCCTTGGCAGTATCTGGAGAAAAGTGACGACTGGGAATTGATGGAACTGATGGGTGCACCCCGAAAGATGTTTGGGGTTGGTGCAGGGAGCCAGTGGTCAGTAGAGAAGACCCCAGTTTCACAGGTTGTACAGTCAGCAGCTACAGTAAAGAGACACTCGTCTCTTGCTGCCTTGTTCAAACACAAGTCTCAGCTCAGGGTCTCGGCCAATGCTGAGACGTTTCTGTAAGCAGGGGTCTTCTGTTTGCGGTGTAGAGGGAGCACGGTGGAGTCTGCTGCACTGAAGTGTAGACTTTTATTCTGCTAAGTGAA comes from Astyanax mexicanus isolate ESR-SI-001 chromosome 17, AstMex3_surface, whole genome shotgun sequence and encodes:
- the ccni gene encoding cyclin-I, whose translation is MKFAEPLEGRKLSFLLEKAASREARLWTVYVPKKPSNQDTDISPAQRDEAVRWLADVHHQLKLYPETLCLAISMLDRFLSAIKARPKYLRCIAITCFFLAAKTSEEDERIPALRELIGCSKCGCTPSEILRMERIILDKLNWDLHTATPLDFLHIFHAMVFSCKAVQSGSVLSGLNRSQHLALLTQELLHCLSHNALLSVRGSMLALALVTLQLEKLCPDWLALTVDLLRKSQIDSLQLIGCRELVARCLSTHSASLPPNTVYICHPLRPPPSEPWGSRGLPPWHLPVALTPPPPLPGSSHRDQSLPCDPSLTSDDAAARSFASLPLRRKPSAKRKVEQMDVDEYFDGIKRLYNEDSPQEGGSSPCPALQPVTAS
- the LOC103039733 gene encoding ankyrin repeat domain-containing protein SOWAHB, coding for MAADFTQDSVLRFLLSRGGTVRNTELLAHFTSFLREQDEGTRARNREQFKRFVNSVAVVKQDGGVSYIALKKKHRQRLESVAKPPPKKHEVSGKPAPSGTRGGGAEVRTQRSAVKTVNQPPPAQVPADVLPVAGILNDNNNDVEAVNLEKCVRSSSAQSWEPIRERSSSDGPGYTFTSESKRSSGSGQSFDQPWDLKGPVEAAHNGVYPARSGQLREVDGCSQKWEASVSPVLEEPSEDTLSCAWPFPISSSSCGLSQSQISTSTPCLSDIPGVDPSLQAPYLQGALSQSNDSFLTSNQGGPVTGFYIEEASDYSSTGSVTPVSTSAHNRRSLPSQTLHLPSSTDSDWHKGYSWSSDDGLNYRATSVENRDALHHFHEAELLLNLHRPERQVTSWHHSTGHLADEEPSASLPHSVPENGVRPGPVARRLSQRMRSRMSRSLGSDLDQAFREDNETSRIKRLQRISSFLNVNHPTSASVSSSRTHSTLDGLSSAGSTHSLAHDSISCSTRQSQVPLESREHEWFVKAASGSWNVIYSLFREDPSLLNKRDFVSGYTVLHWIAKHGDHRVLNTLWYGVNKIGMMMDVDARSACGYTPLHLAAIHSQKNLLRLLVTKFKANVALRDNSGKKPWQYLEKSDDWELMELMGAPRKMFGVGAGSQWSVEKTPVSQVVQSAATVKRHSSLAALFKHKSQLRVSANAETFL